In candidate division WOR-3 bacterium, one genomic interval encodes:
- a CDS encoding MBL fold metallo-hydrolase, whose translation MSKVIQITVGEMMTNCYLLHSVDEIAVIDPGFEATRIINTASTLPGMIKYIINTHGHVDHIGANKTIKELTGAKIYIHKDDADLLIHPSQNLSLLMGEYVSSPPADVLLNEGDIIKVGEVELKVYHTPGHTKGGICLIGEKIAFTGDTLFFDSIGRTDFPNASEEKMILSLKRLQLLLSDDTIVYPGHGDWGKFSEIKRINPFLCSLYE comes from the coding sequence ATGAGTAAGGTTATCCAAATTACAGTCGGAGAGATGATGACAAATTGCTATCTGTTGCATTCAGTTGATGAAATTGCAGTCATTGACCCGGGTTTTGAAGCAACTCGAATTATTAATACTGCTTCTACTTTACCAGGCATGATAAAATATATTATTAATACCCATGGACATGTTGACCATATTGGCGCTAATAAAACAATCAAAGAATTAACCGGAGCTAAAATATATATTCACAAAGACGATGCGGACTTGCTAATCCACCCATCGCAAAATCTTTCTCTTTTGATGGGAGAGTATGTTTCTTCTCCGCCTGCAGATGTTTTGCTAAATGAAGGTGATATTATTAAAGTAGGGGAAGTAGAATTGAAAGTTTATCATACACCAGGACATACTAAAGGTGGAATTTGTCTTATTGGTGAAAAAATTGCTTTTACTGGTGATACATTATTTTTTGATTCTATCGGAAGAACAGATTTTCCTAACGCTTCTGAAGAAAAAATGATTTTATCATTGAAGCGCTTACAACTACTACTTTCTGATGATACGATTGTTTATCCAGGACATGGCGATTGGGGAAAGTTTTCCGAGATTAAAAGAATTAACCCATTTCTGTGTAGCCTTTACGAATAA
- the rplF gene encoding 50S ribosomal protein L6, translated as MAKKLKPIIIPKGVNVETDSNNSLLRVKGPLGTLELNLHPLTIVEIKDNEISVLGKKSDVMRFIGTMRALIKNMIIGVTQGYEKKLEIRGTGYRAQKTKDGLQIFVGFSHPVDFPIPKEISVDLQQIPNPEDPKEQMTEITIKGIDKQLVGEVAAEIRAIRPPDVYQGKGIRYKGEYVRKKAGKRAVAAQA; from the coding sequence ATGGCAAAAAAATTAAAACCAATTATAATACCAAAAGGTGTAAATGTCGAGACCGATTCAAATAACTCGCTTTTGCGAGTTAAAGGTCCATTAGGAACTTTGGAATTGAACTTACACCCATTAACTATAGTGGAAATTAAAGATAATGAGATTTCTGTGTTGGGGAAGAAGTCTGATGTAATGCGTTTTATTGGTACAATGCGGGCATTAATTAAGAATATGATAATCGGTGTTACGCAAGGCTATGAGAAAAAATTAGAGATTCGAGGTACTGGTTATCGAGCCCAAAAGACAAAAGATGGATTACAAATCTTTGTGGGGTTTTCGCATCCAGTGGATTTTCCTATTCCTAAAGAAATTAGTGTCGATTTGCAACAAATCCCTAATCCTGAAGACCCCAAAGAACAGATGACCGAAATTACGATAAAAGGAATTGATAAACAGTTAGTCGGAGAAGTTGCTGCGGAAATTCGCGCAATTAGACCACCGGATGTTTATCAAGGCAAAGGTATTCGGTATAAAGGTGAATATGTTCGTAAAAAGGCTGGCAAACGCGCAGTTGCAGCTCAAGCCTAA
- the pruA gene encoding L-glutamate gamma-semialdehyde dehydrogenase: MLKEFVNEPLTDFTKDENIKMMTEALTKVSQAFGKEYDLIVDGKFIKAKDKFNSYNPSQKDEVLGVFQKASEKEAETAMEVALKRFEVWKFFSAKERALILLRAANIMRQRKFEMSATMVYEVGKNWMEADADTAEAIDFLEFYAREAIRYAQDQPLTPYPGEFCELKYIPLGVGIVIPPWNFPLAILCGMTSAAVVTGNTVILKPSSDAPLIAYKFMEIMMEAGIPDGVINFVTGPGSIAGNYLVSHPKTRFIAFTGSKQVGLGIVELAGKTQPGQIWIKRVIAEMGGKDFIIIDNEANLKDALPGVIASAFGFQGQKCSACSRLIVHQDVYDEFISMVSDAVKKIKVGPTKNQENYMGPVINASAYKSIMEYIEIGKKEGKLVAGGKESLLAQTGYFIEPTVFVDVSPNARIAQEEIFGPVLAIIKAKDFEHSIDIANNTEYGLTGAFYSRNRDKIAKAKKLLHCGNLYINRKCTGALVGVHPFGGFNMSGTDSKAGGRDYLSLFLQAKSIAEKL; encoded by the coding sequence ATGTTAAAAGAATTTGTTAATGAGCCTTTAACTGATTTTACTAAAGATGAAAATATTAAAATGATGACCGAGGCTTTGACAAAAGTTAGTCAGGCATTCGGTAAAGAGTATGATTTAATCGTAGATGGTAAATTTATTAAGGCAAAAGATAAATTTAACTCTTATAATCCTTCTCAAAAAGACGAAGTCCTCGGCGTCTTTCAAAAGGCATCAGAAAAAGAAGCAGAAACAGCAATGGAGGTAGCATTAAAACGATTTGAGGTTTGGAAATTCTTTTCAGCTAAAGAAAGAGCACTAATCTTACTTCGAGCAGCAAACATTATGCGTCAACGAAAATTTGAAATGAGTGCAACAATGGTTTATGAAGTAGGTAAAAACTGGATGGAAGCCGATGCTGACACGGCTGAAGCCATTGACTTTTTAGAGTTCTATGCCCGTGAAGCAATTCGATATGCTCAAGACCAACCATTAACTCCTTATCCAGGCGAATTTTGTGAACTTAAATATATTCCCTTAGGTGTTGGAATTGTAATCCCGCCGTGGAATTTTCCTTTGGCAATTTTATGCGGTATGACTTCGGCAGCAGTAGTTACCGGAAATACTGTGATATTAAAACCTTCGAGTGACGCACCATTAATTGCCTATAAATTTATGGAGATAATGATGGAGGCCGGTATTCCTGATGGTGTAATAAATTTCGTAACCGGACCAGGTTCAATCGCTGGAAATTATCTGGTCTCCCACCCCAAAACACGATTTATTGCATTTACCGGTTCTAAACAAGTTGGCTTAGGCATCGTAGAATTAGCCGGCAAAACCCAACCTGGCCAGATTTGGATTAAACGCGTCATTGCTGAAATGGGCGGTAAAGATTTTATTATTATTGATAATGAAGCAAACCTAAAAGATGCCCTACCAGGAGTCATTGCTTCCGCTTTTGGATTTCAAGGTCAAAAATGCTCAGCCTGTTCTCGGTTGATTGTGCACCAAGATGTTTATGACGAATTTATTTCAATGGTCAGCGATGCGGTAAAAAAGATTAAAGTCGGTCCAACAAAAAATCAAGAAAACTATATGGGACCTGTGATAAATGCTTCTGCTTATAAATCTATTATGGAATATATTGAAATCGGCAAGAAAGAAGGCAAACTTGTTGCCGGAGGGAAAGAATCACTTTTAGCCCAAACCGGATATTTTATTGAACCCACAGTATTTGTTGATGTTTCACCTAATGCACGGATTGCCCAAGAAGAAATTTTCGGCCCAGTTTTAGCAATAATCAAAGCAAAAGATTTCGAGCACTCTATTGACATTGCTAATAATACTGAATACGGTCTAACCGGAGCATTTTATTCTCGGAACCGTGACAAAATTGCAAAAGCCAAAAAGTTACTTCATTGCGGAAATCTTTATATAAATCGCAAATGTACTGGCGCATTAGTTGGTGTCCATCCATTTGGTGGCTTTAATATGTCAGGGACAGACTCTAAAGCCGGCGGCAGAGATTATTTAAGTCTATTCCTACAAGCCAAATCAATTGCCGAAAAATTATAA